The Nematostella vectensis chromosome 11, jaNemVect1.1, whole genome shotgun sequence nucleotide sequence AGTGGAAATCGAACCAGGGTTGCTGCGGTCGAACAGAAGTGTCAGCAACGCTTTACTAACGAGGCATTGCTGAGTAGACTTGTAactaaaattacttttaatacttttGTATCGTACCGTTCAGCATACTCTTTccggaaacaaaataaaatatctgcAATATCACGCTACTGTCATACAATGTGTTGCATGTTATTTGATGCATAAGTGGGGGCCATGTGTTTGTAacaagttttgtttgatatttatttaaacaagttttgtttgatatttgcACAATGTCTTGGTGCCCtcaaaacagcaaaaactGATTTAACATGATTTCAATTTTTCGATAAACAATGAATGCCACATACACATTGCAGTTTTGAATgtgtcttttttattttctagtttTTGCAAAGTAAGTGGGCAAGATTGCCAAAAAcaacacatttttttaagtAGCTTTAAACCAATAGCTAACATGTACAGTAAGCAGGATTTAGCATTTTTCTAAAGAATGGATGAGAACTGAAAGGGAAGATCATGAAAAATATGGGAGGGGGATCTAAAAGGTGTGATatagtggttttcaaaatccagtGTAACACAGCGACGTAgacaggatttttaacaggagttGCCCAAAAGGCCATTTCaatgcattttctcctgtgttttagaTATTGTCCCATATATTTACTGTTTCTTAGgcttgaagggggggggggggggggcctgcctccccccccactggctacgcccctgcaacaaaatgtagttgTTATAATGTTATagtctagccaaaacaaaaaaagaacagaaattacagtgtattagtactaaataaactaaatagtattatAAGGGTTTTTCAAAACCACTCTAATGTGACAATCTCTTTAGAGATAACAGATAACAGCAATTAGATGTGAATACATTTATTAGCTAATGAATACACATTTAATTAGCAATGACAATCACTCTTATTCACATTTACTCTCAAGTAAGAAACGTAAGAGTGTAAACCAAGTGAGATATTTACAGACTGTTGTCTGCCTAAGGAAACAACCACTGCCAAAGATTTCACACATATTAGCCAGACTACGTGAGCAAGAGAAGGCATGTGTTATTTTATCTTTGTTTCTTTCAATGCGATATTAAGGGGTTTCTCTAGAATCCGACATGATAATACTAGGTTGTGAGAAAATATCAATGCCCTAAAACTAGCAATTAAACCAAGGGTGAAATTGTGAGAAGAGATTAAATTTCTCTAATTGAGAGACCCCAAAAAACTGTTTTGAGGATCTAGCAGTGGATTCCTGCACAAAGCAATAAGTTACAAAAGTAAGTCACTAAGGAAGCCAAACTGTGTTGTCTACTTGAAGTCGGTACTATTGTGTGAGATAGTAAGGCAACCTAATACAAATTCATGATATTGCAGCCATGTAAAATCAGAAGACAAGATAGCCTGGCTCAAACAACAGGACTACTGATCAGGACTACTGATGCAGAAGTGGGGTGGTCTAGTCATCTCCCTGATCTTCCTGATTTTCAGAATTCCAGAGCTGTAAACAGAAATGGGAATATTATCAGTGATGAACAGAGGGAGTACTCTGCTATGAACATCCCTCAAAAATCttaattttatctttttttactcCTTCCTGGTATGGTTCACTAAGGTCCCATCCTTGTTCTCAACATTTACTGAAAATCTTTATCTTACCCCTACAAAAACACCCATTTTCTTCAATTAAATTCCGTACAAATATCTCTTTCTCTTTCAACATAGAAAGATAATAATTTGTTATATCTAAAATCTTCAGGTCTTAGGTTTGAATTTTGAATGTTTTAACCATGTTTGGCACAGTTGGAGTGCGCTGTCAGACTCACCGTCAGATTATCCCGTAAAAGCTGCATAATAAGTGTACTATCCTTGTATTGGTCCTCAGAGAGCGTATCAAGTTCAGCAATAGCGTCATCAAAAGCCtgaaaaaatacaagcaaattAGAACATTTAGAACTTTTTCTTGATGCTAGAAGGAAAGTCAAAAGAAGCAGTAAAATGGAGGATGTGTATTGAAAGCATTTTCAGTTCATTCACTTAAGTGGTATAAAGCTTAGTATATCTAGCTTAGGGTGTTGCCATTCAATGAAATGAAAAACTAGCACATGTACGTTCATTTGACAAATTTAAAGGCCTCAAATATTTaattgttttctgttaaaaaaaagtaaataaacagGTTTTGTTTACTTAAACAGTGTTATCGTAGATTCTTAAACTAGACAGTAACTTTtcgcttctctctatggagaaCTGAACACAATGAAGTTGAATAATAGATGAAAGTTTACTTTGAAAATTGTTCTTTAAACTCTTTACAATCACGTTTAAGTAAAATTTTACAACATACCTTCTTGGCTAGGTCACACGCTTGTTTGGAGTCCTCTACTATCTCATAGTAGAAAACTGAGAAATTTAAAGCCAAGCCTAGGCGGATGGGGTCAGTGGGAGGAAGCTTCGGATCTTTTTCAGCAATTTCCTGAGCTTCGCTGTAAGCTTTCATTGCTTTCTGAACCACTTCTGTACACAATataagtataataataataaacaaacaaacagacaaaaaaaGGAGTTAAGATGGATATGGAAATGTGGTATGGACTTGTTTTATCTTAAAAAGGCTCTGTGGGTCAACTTGAATGCATATGTCAAATTCAATGATCATCATTTTTGAAAGGACTGTGTATTTTGTGATTATTTTGCCAAATCTTAAACAAGGACAATGTTGCAGAAAACAACCTGTCTTCGACAACGTCTCCTCACTAGATAAACGAGGAAACATCAAGAAAACGTTAGCATGCATTAGGGTTTCTTTAACATCATGTGTTTCCATCAGGCCTAAGAGTATCAAAATCTCTGGTTTTCCTGAGTGGTCTACTAACAATGCATTGTTTAGCTGTGTCACTTACCCTTAAAGCAGCTCTGTCAGCCACCaatttgtcatcctagcatcTTTTTGGCCAGCGGAAAAAACCCATTTGCATTGCCCTATCGAAATCTTCTTTtgtatttcaataaaaagtTTGTTAAGCCAAAGAAACTCAGAACTAAAATTTCGGAATTATATTTTGCAGCttttttttggtaaataatgcaaaggaaaacaaagatAGAGGTAAGGCTGACCATGAACCTTTAAGGATGATGTAAGTTCTACTGAACTGTGTAGATAGACTACTGACAAGCAGTGTGCTATCAGCCTGCTTGAAAATAACGTTTTCCTTTTAGCCTTGCATGTGTATATTTTGTGGCAGATATTAGTACACCTTGTGAAGTTGTATACTGTAGatattttgtgtattttgtatGATATTCTGTGATATCCAAAGTATGAGGAAATGATCTCAAGCAACAATTTGTATCTGTTGTTGCATGAGGCAGCTTGGTAATAATGAAAATGAGATTGTATTTAACAGATTCAATTTTTCACAGAAAAGATGTCACACAAATATGGAAACCAACCAAGTCCAACCTGTCacttgaaaaataaaagagaaggtataaaaaaaagaaaaacaattttcatCAATCCTCAGTTATAAATACTTGGGAGAATATAGATCCTCTAAAAACCTCTTAAGACTGGAATGATGGTAAAGCTTATTTCAAGATTACATTTTCATAAATCAATCACTATTTTCCATATAGCAACAGGTAAAGGGGGCTTGTCAAAGAATACAACAATTCAAGTTTGCATGTAGTTCCTCGTAAGATAGATTCATTCTTTTCTTGTCGTCTCACCACAAGAAGACAATGCTCAGAATGCAGGTTTTCACAGggagcaaacaaacaagtaaaaaatattcacGAAAATTGTGAATACCATGTCGCTTCACAATCGTTGAGTTGGTCATATTTCCTTAGGATTTACGGAGTAAGGAAATTGATACTTTAGTTCGTGAGGCTTTGAGAGCAGtaaacaactttttttttgcgaaaaCTATATTCACCAAGATATTATGAAGCCTTTTACATTGAGTAAACGTCTTTGGCATAGACGAGTTTGAATCCAAAGGAAAATGTTCAGACAATTAGCTGTCATTGTCAAACCAAAGTCAATGCAACGCATTACTTTCGCTTTGATTTTCCCACATTTATTAGATCAAATAATGTCGGCATTGAATGATGAGCGTATTTGAAATGTTTCTACGGAGGAAATAGCGAAATTACGATGAAGTACAGAACAAAAGAGACATAATAGTTACTGCATTAATAGGCCAGTGTTTAAAAATTCCCTCATTCGAAAGGAAGGTTTGTACTTCTCGTCTTCCACCCTCCTCGAATATAACACGCAAAGAAACAAGTTGATATTACTGTGAGGAAAAAAATGCTTGAATGGGAGCGTTTATCGAGGCATTTGTCGGCGAGATAGTAGCACATTTTTCTAAAGAGGCTATCCGCAAACAATCCATTTTAACACACCCCAAAAGTTTGTAGTAAGCGTATATACAAGTACAGGAATAAGGTGGCGAAAAATACGTCGAAAATACAATGTACCTCTTCTTCTGTCCGCTCCAGCCACTTCTCCCTCGTATCTGTAGTAGTCTCCCTTCATTTTGAGATAGAACACTTTAGACTCCGTGCTTTGGGCATTAGGGATGAGTTTAGATTCCAAAAGTTTCTGTGGACATACGAAAGACGGAGTTAAGTtaccagtttacatggaatttACGCCTTCAAATTCGCTTTAAATCTTAAAATACACATTGGTGCAAATAGAGGAAGGGTTTGTTGTTTAATATCAAGAAGAAAAGTGGGAGGAATTGAGAAAAGAAAAGCGATTGTGCAGGGTGGGGCCGAATCAAGCGCCAAACAACAAGCGCCAAGTACTCACCAACACGGTCTCGCAAACTTCATTTAGTTCGTTCTCAATTGTTTGGCGATAAGTCTCGGTATTCTGCTTCTTCCTCTCTGAACCTTCAAGCTTTTGCTCTATACTGGAGATGACTCTCCATGAAGAGCGCTTAGCACCGACCACGTTCTTGTAGGCTACGGAGAGCAGATTTCTTTCTTCCTGCTCGAGAGTTTCCGAAATCTCTGTTGCTTCCTTCATCGCCTTAGCCATGTCTTCATATCTCTCTGCCTGCTCGGCGTACTTCGCCATCTGCACAAGCTCTTCCTTGCTCGCCATTGCTATGATCTATACTGGTGAGGTGCTAGGAGCGCGGAAAAAAGGGTTACAAATTAAATGAACCAGGTacaatccaagatggccgaAGGTAACGGCTCGCGAGGTCCTGGCGCGTGCCTTCGCAGGGGTTAACGTGACGTCACACCTCATTATGAATGCAAATCACTCATACATATTCACAAAATCATCAATTGATAAAGCATTAAAACTCTCGTTAATCTAGCCCCTGTGGCCTAGACACTCTTAAAATCACCCTAAGCCTCTTcacaaagtttttattttgtgaaaCTTTCACTaaggaaaaaatatgtttgttttcttcgaagttttatttttttttatgtaggATTTCGCAATTCTAAATTCTGCGATAAGCATGATATCGAGGTTGCATAAATTTCCATTGATCGGGGTAAGGAACGCCTTGTCGATTCTATATTTTAGTTCACAAAAACTAGGTAGctattttttctcttattttctgTGCTCTTGTGCATAGAGATGAAAACTAAGTAATCTTGCTGGTAAGGGAATCAGAACTTACAGGTAAGAgtatttttctgatttttttttaacaatataaGGTCAAGTAAGGAAATAATGTAAAGTACTTTCATCCACTTTGATTCAAAGAGTCATAAAAAAATCTctatagtttttgttttaatacaGAGATTTTTTAGGTTTAATGATCATTTAGTCatatttttaaattctgtCTCTCCATACCTTCAAGGTAAGAGTTTTCAGAAAGTAGGGGCACTTTGTTATCCTTAGAAACAGCATTAAACAATTATGGGCCCCAGACTAAAACAGAAGCAGAACAGGCGGCTCAAGGAACCCAGGCTCTTCTTTAAACAAATATACAGGCACGCACCTTGAAACTTCTGAGGGGTGTTCACATTTGTAGTACcaaaaaatggtattttttgaCTGCCTTTTAATAAAAGTAGGTCCACTTTTTGGTGGCCAAGAGGTGCATGTGACCTGGCACACTACCCTGTGTATGCGCCTGAATATACTTGGAAAATGTCAGGAGTtgtcagcggcgtagccaggatttttaacagggggggcccaaaagggactttcaagacattttctcctgtattttagataatgtctcatacttttactgtatttttggctgctaaaagggggggccgggccccctaggccacccccctggcta carries:
- the LOC5514720 gene encoding 14-3-3 protein zeta isoform X1: MASKEELVQMAKYAEQAERYEDMAKAMKEATEISETLEQEERNLLSVAYKNVVGAKRSSWRVISSIEQKLEGSERKKQNTETYRQTIENELNEVCETVLKLLESKLIPNAQSTESKVFYLKMKGDYYRYEGEVAGADRRREVVEKALQAYKEAKEAAETGDGKLAPTDPIRLGLALNFSVFHYEIQENQEEACKLAKQAFDDAIAELDSLNEDQYKDSTLIMQLLRDNLTLWSSENQEDQGDD
- the LOC5514720 gene encoding 14-3-3 protein beta/alpha-A isoform X2, translated to MASKEELVQMAKYAEQAERYEDMAKAMKEATEISETLEQEERNLLSVAYKNVVGAKRSSWRVISSIEQKLEGSERKKQNTETYRQTIENELNEVCETVLKLLESKLIPNAQSTESKVFYLKMKGDYYRYEGEVAGADRRREVVQKAMKAYSEAQEIAEKDPKLPPTDPIRLGLALNFSVFYYEIVEDSKQACDLAKKAFDDAIAELDTLSEDQYKDSTLIMQLLRDNLTLWNSENQEDQGDD